In the genome of Channa argus isolate prfri chromosome 8, Channa argus male v1.0, whole genome shotgun sequence, the window GCTTTGTGTTTGGGATATATATGTGTGTGGAATTCTTGCTGTCTTACCTTCCACTGTTTCTGCACTAAGAGTGTGGGCAGCCACTGGGATGGAATTTATGTACGTCGGTCCCAGTGCAGGGCTAGATGTGGTCATACCTACAGAGAAGAAGAGTCAGAGACAGCAATGGTAGTTGGATGTTTGTTCATAGGTCTCATGTTATGCTTACTGTATATGATGCATCTCACATTAAAGATACAATGTGCAACCTTTGGGAATCCAGCTAGTTGTAGCATGACACAAATACTAAGGTTGTGTAAAAGTATATAAACCCTGTGAAAGGGTACCTTTACTTTGCATATACACGTAAGGTACCCTTACCTGCACAGGGTTTGACcttttctgattggttagaaggacaagccttgtttaaaaaacaaaaaaggtctcAACACTACTGCTAGTTACAGGAGGCATTAACCGCTCTCTGTTGATGCATCTGAAGCATTTCTCTATATTAAAAGAATACTTACTGTATACTGTAGCTTCAATAACTCCTGATAACTTAATGATTAGCATAAATAAAAACGAAGGATAATCctgatgattaaaaacactaatATCTGGTGTGGCATTCTTACCAGTTAACCATGTGTGAGTCATAGTATCGGGCTGTGTCTGTACTGCTGCCTCTTTAAAAACCCTTCTGGCTGACGCATGACTCTCCAACTGGTGAGATGAGGTCCGGCCGCTACGTGACACCGAGGACCTGGACTCCCTTCTTCCGCTGGGTGACGTTGACGTTTCACTGTAATTGGATCTCTGTGACATGCAGGTGCGCCTTGTGTCTGAAAAAGTGCTTGAGTAATCATCATCTGTCCACTCTGCATCCAGAGTCTCATCTCTGACCTCCAATGCCACCTCCTCTTCATCTCCAACTCCCAGCAAGTGCTCGGAGACCTGGCTGGCACTGTAATTTCGCTCTGTCCTGCTCTCACTTTCAAAGTCACTTTGGTAGTCCAagatttcctcctcctcctgttgttTTTCGTTTTCCTTATATTTTGGCAGCTCCTGATATGTGTTTGGGGACCCAGTGACAGGTCGGCTCTGTTCTTTCTGCAGCAACAAGAATTCAGAAATATTAGTTCCAAAAGGTAACTAGCTCAAATTTAATACTACTAAACAAATTTTTGATGCAAAAGAAAAGCCATTTTACATATTATGGTATCACGTATCTGTTTATAAACAATACAGAGTGCACACAAGTGCATTTTGCTTATACAGCAGTTAGATCCTTGATTCAGAGTATGAAAAGTGTCTATGGCCGCTGTAGCAGTAAGTTGGGAAATACTTTACTGAAAAATTACCTGTAACAGCAGCACACTGACAGTTATAGAGAAATAACAGACAGTTAAATAAGGCTAGTGATAACTAACCAAAGTACTGCAATATTAAGGCAAAAATAGAGgtggcaataaaacaaaacacattattggttcacaaaacatttacaatgtttGCGCAAGAGCTTCAGAAGTTCAGTTAAACAATTTTATGCAGTCAAGTAGGAACAGAGGGGGTTTGTCAGCTTTGTTTTGCATTATAAAGGGGCAGTGCAGGTGTGCTCCAATAAGGTGAATCTTAATACAATATGCATTGTATAGCAAATGCTGATCTTATAGAATAAAGTCATCtgtgtttaaaagttttttgGATGCTTAGTGCAGAAATTGcataaaatgtaactaaacCTTCTTTAAAAATCACGTAATAAATATTtcgttttttgtatttttttcttttcttttggcttaacctgtgagttcagggtcgccacagcagatcattagtcaGCAGGtttatttgtcacagtttttaaactggatgcccttcctgatgcaaccctccaaAATTTCTACCTGACTTGGGACTctgcactgcacggctgggggatggggatgggccaCTATACCAAATGAGCCACTGACGCCCCAAATTCTTTTAATAcaataaacattcaaataacAATATATATTACACACAGTTTTAGTGTTATTGGTATTATTATTCACCTCCTTTCCTGGTGTTGCTGCTCCTTCAAACCCAAGTGTAGCTGGTGCAAGGTCATCTAATGTCATAACATTTATCTTAAAGTCTGtaaaacaccaaacacacaagATCATAATagaattttttcaaatttttgacACAACCATCATGGCTGTTACTGATTGTAATGTAATAGGCATCGAAAACATATTACAAGCAAATGGTGAGAAAAACTGTTCAGTTAATATACATATTTCAACAAAGCTTGGAAAAGCCTGCCAAACCTTTAGTCCTATTCTCTGTTAATTCTAACTCTTACACAGGGATGAGGTTATGTACCTAGCTGTTCATCTAGGATGCATGAAGAGGACAGAATAAAACATGGTTAATGATCAAAATCACTATGAAACCTCATAGCAAAATGAAAGGCCAAGTAACATTGCTATAACATGATTTCTGAAAGTTTCAACAAGTCAATTTTATGACGTAAGACCTTTTATAGGACACTATAATTCAGTAAAACttttagacacatttttgtAGGACATTTTAAGGGCTAAAATTTAGATGGGTTCAATTAAAGACTTTTATAGTACAAGCAGAAACCTTGTATTAGTGGTACAAACAGAACACAGTTGATTTGAAGTCCTACTAATGCTTGATCTTAATAACCCCAACACTAACAACACCATCTTGCCTGATGGACGTTTCTCACCTCCAGAAGAAGAAACACTCATCTCACTTTGGAGATCTTCAGAGCCAGTCTCCACAGGGAAGAGCTCCTCCAGAGAGAGCACCTCACAGCCACCTGACGTGGAGGAGAGGGAGTTCTGTGGACTGCCTGCCCTGTGAGGGGAGTTCAGCCTCCTTGAAATAGAAGGGGAGACACAGGGAGGAGAGGGGGATGGAGAGAGCGCAGAAGGGCTAAAGTGGGCCTGGGGCTTGCCGGTGAATCGAAAAGGACTGCGACGAGAAGGAGAGGCAGGGGAGTGAGGTGCTGGTATACTGGACAATGACCGAGGTTGAACAGCAGCTGGAGAAGGTGTCGACGGGACCCTCTGGCTAGTTTTGCTCAACACCTGTAGGGGAAGCCCAGAGAGATATATAGATGTTCCATATACTGACAGAATCTGCATTTTGTTCAGTGACAGCTCAGTTCTCAGACATCCATTAATACATTACCATAAATCTTTAGATTATTATACTGACTTATTTATTGCTTATCCACTACCCAAACTAGTTGTTTTCACATCCAGGGGTACAGTagcaaaagaaacatttaaaaatcattataaGGATCTCAGGTATTCTCTATTAGACCATTTCATCAAATAAACAATTAGTTAAATAGTAGAATATGCGTTTTAAGTAAATGGGTAAAATGACAGACTTTCCTTAGATCCTTAATTCTAATGATAGTTCTTTTTTCTGATTTGATTAGACTTTCATTTTCTTGGTGAGGAGCTATGTTTATTCCATAGTGCCGTActagctgcagaaaaaaagggGATCGGGACCACAAAGCCAAACCCAAAACACGCTGTATACAGCAATTATGCAAATGTGCAGTTTGTGTAATTGTGGACaatgtttttctgaaattaaatttgaaGCACTGATAGATGGTATTAATCAGTTGCCTAACTTGTCCTGCCAACGGCAAATGAAACAATGTCCTTTCTAAGAGGAGTGAAGATTAatcaaaaacacagaacaggGCTTAACATTAAAAGATACCTTgtctgcttttttcttctttggtcCCAAAAAGCTGTTGTCTGTTGAATCAGACAAATCTCCAAGCAGTTTCCTCATGTCCTCTTCATCACTTTCCAGACCCACATTACTTGCTGCTCTCACCGACTTTGTCACTATATCCACCATAGGCACTACAGCACTGGCTGCTCTGGACCAGGACCTGACACCAGCATCTTGGCCTTTTGGACATCCAGAAGCAGCATTTTCAGTGTTGCCAACAGATACAGTTGCCTTGTTCTTAAGGAAACTTTTCCTCTTCAGGCTCTGGTCACTGCTGGACTGTGCTGAGAGTGGCACAGAGGTGACTGCTTGTGGGGTCGGTGAGATTCCCAAATATGAAGTTTGATTGTGGGCAGGTTTTGAACCCTGTCTAGTCAGTTCCTGGGGCTGCTTGCGGCTGAGGAAGCGGCTTTCAATTTGAGCCAGTTTATTCAAGGCTGCAGTCTGGGAGCCACGTTGGTAAGATGACACACATCTAAAACGAGGGGGGGAGAcaagatgaataaagacaaataaagagataaacacaaatgttttatttgactaaaaATACCTGATTAATTGTTTACACTTTTCACAACTCTATCTATCCACAGAACCATACCTTTCAGGTAcgtgcagtattttgctgttgaTGACCGGTGACTGGCTGCTTGCGGATAATGGAGCCTTCTTCAAGAACCTGCTCCCTCCACGAAGAGAGCTCTGAGGTCTAAGATCCTAGCAGAAGAAATCAAGTGCGACTCACTCAGACTGCTATGAATGGAAGTTCCCTTGCATCGGTTTATCAGCAAGATCCTCTTACATAATTTACCTTAGAAACACTATTTCCTTCGTGGTTTTTCTCAGGAACAGCAGAGCCCATCTTATCGGCTATATGTTCAGGAGCTGAGCTTGATGAAGACACATCACTTAGATCTAAGAATAGAGTGTGGGTAGTTGGAGCAGTGGATCTGGTTTTGACAGACACACTCTTTGTACCCtaagggagaagaggaggaaaataagtttacggcttatcctgtgagttcagggtcactacagaggatcatttgtccgcatgttgatttagcacagttttgttttgtttttttatgctggatgcccttcctgacccatcCCTCCCtattttctaccgggcttgggaccggtgCTGCACAGCTGGACAAAAAAAGGAAGGGGTGCATTATTCGACAGAGATGCTTTTTGTGCTGCCGAGAACTGCTTTCTCTATTGCTTTAGTTAAGGACATTGAGATAAATTGAGACAAACCCCTGAAGgtacaagctgaaagctgttgatcatATTGAGGAATATGTGAAATTCTCACTCTCGCGCCAACAATATATATAAcagaatgttgttttttttagctcgATAGTAAGAATTCCACATATACTTTTGTGTTATAAATTAAATGGTACAATATAGATCAATAATAATTGTAACGTaccacaaaatgtgtttgtgttttggctgGAGACCCCTGTGTGGACCGCTCGTCTCCTCTGCGGCTCCTCTGGGCGgacagcagtgcctgagctcgGTCCAGAGCAGCGCTTTGGCCACCTCGTTTCCACATCTTTAAACTGACGCCAATTCTAATGCCGTGTGGATGCGTATTACTTAATTTACTTGAATATATAATTGTCAATATTATTACGCAATTGTAGCGATCGCTAATCACGTTTCCCCAACTTACTGTTTACATTAGCAACGTTAGCTCGCAAGAGTCTTAAACCATATTAGCACAGCATACTTGAATGAAACGTGCGTCACACGCACTTCATGACCTCCTGTAGCTTAACATTAAGTGGTTCAAAATGTAAGAAGCTTCCACCTAACGTTACATAGTTACTATTTTGTGTATAGCAACCACCATGGCGTCTCTGGTCTCCAtgaaaaagctgctgctgctgctgcttcttcttcttcttctttttcttcttctgcttcttcttctttttccttcttcttcgtCGACTCCATGGGGTAAATCACAGGAACATCAGCGCCTCCAACATCTGTAAAGAGAACCCATGTAATGTATTCTTagattaaaaagcattttcagaagtAGGCCTAAAGGAAACTATCCACCAATTACCCTatgtataatttattatataatgatatatttatatagaacGTGAATTGATCACAGTCACACGTCGGTTGTTTTCTATAcggactttttttccccccttttggcttatccagtgagttcagggtcgccacagcggatcattgtccgcactTTGATTTGGCGCAGTTTtattcccttcctgacgcaactctccccaatttctaccgtactgcacagctggggatgggaaagggctgttaggggttgtTTTTTATACTGACATAGTTTTAAAATCCTTGGAGGTACAAAGATGAGggtttaaatattgtttttttttttttttttgtttgttttttttgttaaaatgttcagtattattattagttttttattcattttttgaaagtactgttaaaaataaaaactaagaaTGATATGATGTGAACATGATGTGaacatatacaaatacaaaaacagtgcAATACTAGACAACTGACTTTACAGGTGGATTAAACCAGCTATTTGTAGCCAACAGCAGAAGCAAGATCCATTTCACCAGCAATAACATCACCCTGCTATAGTGGTTTCATCTTAGGTCCTTTTAGACAGGACAcgcttttctgtgtgtttctggttTTTCCAATTGACTGTGCCAGAGTATTAAAGTCAGACATACCTCTAGTTTGAGAAAGCTTAGTCTCAAAACGGTTGTCCGAGTGCTCTCTATCCACGCCTATGTCTTAAAACAGCATCCTTGTGTTAGCCTTACTTTGCCAACAACGAGGGAAGCAAAAATGTCCCTGTTTGAACATCTTATCCTCAACTTGAAtcctcatgtttttttgtttttttttcatcatccaGGTATCAGATTGCTTCTGACAAACAGAATCACCCAAAATTAAGGAGATTTGGCAGCTGTTTCAACTTTGTGGTgttatgaaacacacacagccagttACTAAGCATACCAGAGCGCTCTaaattagaaagaaaagaaaaaaaaagaaaaaaacaggtgctaattttgaatttgatgccagccaCATGTCATAAAAAGTATGAcagggcaaaaaaaacaaacaaaaaaagactggaaatgttttgtaatgctaaaagccaaaaaaaaaacacctggtaGAATATCTCATAGCTAAAAGGCATCTTAAGGGCATCCTAACTGGCAATGGAACAGTGCTCAGAGCCTTGAGACCAATGTTTCAGCAAAtactgtgggggggggggttcattATCTATGtcatattattaaaacattcacaGAATCTGGAGAAATCAATGTGCACAACAGAGAAGGCCACGGGCaacagcacattaaaaaaagagcagaagtCGGTgcatgagctcaggaacacCTCCCAAAACCCCTGTCAGTGACCATAGTTTGTTGCTGCATCAATGGATGTAAGtttaaactaaagaaaaaaataatcatgtaAACAAGATTCAGAATACCATCACCAGATGTAGGGGGGCATTAGTGAATACAGCGTGGGTAACGTACAAATCCACAAAGGCTCCGTTAATGCTGGAGGCACAGTAAAGTTTGTCACTTGTTTAAGATGATGATTTGGTAAGTAATTGTTTACAGTCAGGTCCAGAAGGATGTTTTTCATCTGTATACTTCCAAATTGGTTTTGGTACAGATTTGCAGATTTTGTGCTTTATACTAAGAGGTAAAAGTATTCAAATTTAACAGTTTACAGTCATTACAGGTAATTGAGTAGTTgataggggcggctgtagctcggttggtaaggcagtcgtccacggaccacagtagtggttcaatccctggtcctggctatatgtcaaagtgtctttgggcaagacactgaaccccaaacagcccattcccatccccaactgtgcagtgctggtccaattTGGACCAATTCACTTCTACCAAGCCTGGTAGAGGGTCTCATCAGGcataaaaactttgccaaatcaacatgcggacaatgatccactgtggcgaccctgaactcacgggataagaaaaaaaaaaattttttttttttggcaatttCATGGTCAGGTGTGACTTCACTCATTATTACATGAGAAATCAAGCAGATAAAATGTTGACTTTGCAACACACCGTGTAAAGGCcgtgtacagtatgtaatgtAATTACAACAAGGTGCAAAAAGCCTGTCCAGATGGTTATTGATTTAGTCTGCAtgaaaagtaagaaaacaatgtcacaaaactgtgttttccCTTGTACTtttgcagaaagaaaacaatcacGATGTCTAACTGTGACTATTGTCCAACCGCTGTAAAACTGTTGGGACATTTTAAATAGGTTGTTGTTTCTGCGATAACAATCTTTTTAGCACATTTCATTTAGACATATTGAGTGAATGAATGTGTCATGTGGCGAGCATGTGTTCATTTGGGAGACCTCTAATTTACTTTTTGGATagatgtaatgaaaaaaaagtagaattatCATCGAAATCGTAAGCAGTTTTTCATTAGTGTTTCAATTACAACCCCATGTGAACTAAAATACATACACTTTAGTGTTTCATCATATAATTCTGTGTTCCTCCTGTGtttctacagtaaatgtgtgtatctgtAGGTCCAGAAACtcacatttttgattttaaaatgtatcatgCATTTCTGCTTATGGATGTTTTGCTCCCCTTAAATCAGCAACAATTATACACTGACCTCTacattcctttcagtttctgaatgcacaaaaacattttgcacaaaaaGCAGAGTCATTGAGACATTTGTTTGACCCTAACAAAGACCTCTTGGATAGATGCAGttataaaaaagacattttatcataTCCATGTTAAAATGCTGCCATTACCCCACAATGTTCTCAACTTGTCATCTCAGTAATTAGTCGCCTTTCCacctttactttaaaatattttgcatttacatgTGAAGAATTATGATTGTGTTAGCCTGTTGCATCCTACAGCCATTTGTTTCCATGGTTTTTGCAGCTCAGTATCAAAAGTGTCCAGTTGTAAATTAACAGTCCTCGAGATCACTGCTCTGATAAAGCTTTAGTTTGCTCTTTATGCTGTGCTATGCTCTTCacattcatttagatttttttacttacaataacacaataaaaaggAATGCTAAGAAATGTACTAATTAACCAGAAATTATTGCTTT includes:
- the c8h19orf44 gene encoding uncharacterized protein C19orf44 homolog; the protein is MWKRGGQSAALDRAQALLSAQRSRRGDERSTQGSPAKTQTHFVGTKSVSVKTRSTAPTTHTLFLDLSDVSSSSSAPEHIADKMGSAVPEKNHEGNSVSKDLRPQSSLRGGSRFLKKAPLSASSQSPVINSKILHVPERCVSSYQRGSQTAALNKLAQIESRFLSRKQPQELTRQGSKPAHNQTSYLGISPTPQAVTSVPLSAQSSSDQSLKRKSFLKNKATVSVGNTENAASGCPKGQDAGVRSWSRAASAVVPMVDIVTKSVRAASNVGLESDEEDMRKLLGDLSDSTDNSFLGPKKKKADKVLSKTSQRVPSTPSPAAVQPRSLSSIPAPHSPASPSRRSPFRFTGKPQAHFSPSALSPSPSPPCVSPSISRRLNSPHRAGSPQNSLSSTSGGCEVLSLEELFPVETGSEDLQSEMSVSSSGDFKINVMTLDDLAPATLGFEGAATPGKEKEQSRPVTGSPNTYQELPKYKENEKQQEEEEILDYQSDFESESRTERNYSASQVSEHLLGVGDEEEVALEVRDETLDAEWTDDDYSSTFSDTRRTCMSQRSNYSETSTSPSGRRESRSSVSRSGRTSSHQLESHASARRVFKEAAVQTQPDTMTHTWLTGMTTSSPALGPTYINSIPVAAHTLSAETVEALSTHNTAVFVLNEMLKQQLALTRRFIESSHHLHSRLVQSLEPPNYRYTKLDDTKEYIRKHRTPKLTMEEALKEVMQEMREYQCTVCD